Proteins from a single region of Streptomyces sp. TN58:
- the ndgR gene encoding IclR family transcriptional regulator NdgR, with protein sequence MDNSSGVGVLDKAALVLSALESGPATLAGLVAATGLARPTAHRLAVALEHHRMVARDMQGRFILGPRLAELAAAAGEDRLLATAGPVLTHLRDVTGESAQLYRRQGDMRICVAAAERLSGLRDTVPVGSTLPMKAGSAAQILMAWEEPERLHRGLQGARFTATALSGVRRRGWAQSIGEREPGVASVSAPVRGPSNRVVASVSVSGPIERLTRHPGRMHAQAVIDAAARLTEALRRSG encoded by the coding sequence ATGGACAACTCTAGCGGCGTCGGCGTTCTCGACAAGGCAGCTCTGGTATTGAGCGCACTGGAGTCCGGTCCGGCCACCCTCGCCGGGCTGGTCGCGGCGACAGGGCTCGCACGACCCACGGCACATCGCCTTGCCGTGGCACTGGAACACCACCGGATGGTGGCGAGGGACATGCAGGGCCGGTTCATCCTCGGTCCGCGGCTGGCGGAGCTCGCCGCCGCGGCCGGCGAGGACCGCCTGCTGGCCACGGCGGGACCGGTACTCACCCACCTCCGTGACGTGACGGGCGAGAGCGCGCAGCTCTACCGCCGTCAGGGAGACATGCGCATCTGCGTGGCGGCCGCGGAGCGGCTGTCGGGCCTGCGGGACACCGTCCCGGTGGGCTCGACCCTGCCGATGAAGGCCGGTTCGGCCGCGCAGATCCTCATGGCCTGGGAGGAGCCCGAGCGGCTCCACCGCGGCCTCCAGGGCGCGCGCTTCACGGCGACGGCGCTCTCGGGTGTACGGCGCCGCGGCTGGGCGCAGTCGATCGGCGAGCGGGAGCCCGGCGTGGCGTCCGTCTCGGCGCCGGTACGCGGACCGTCGAACCGCGTGGTGGCCTCCGTTTCGGTCTCCGGTCCGATCGAGCGGCTGACCCGCCACCCGGGCCGGATGCACGCCCAGGCCGTCATCGACGCGGCCGCCCGGCTCACGGAGGCGCTGCGCCGTTCCGGCTGA
- a CDS encoding D-alanine--D-alanine ligase family protein, giving the protein MSSENLPQTPEQQGRKPRVAVVFGGRSSEHAISVVTAGAVLRSIDRSKYEVLPIGITTDGRWALTADEPARMAIADRRLPSVEELAESEDGAVVLSVDPASRQVVYTEPGAVPKALGEVDVVFPVLHGPYGEDGTLQGLLELSGIPYVGSGVLASAVGQDKDYMKRVFTSFGLSVGPYVTIRPREWEADRDAATARILDFAAEHGWPLFVKPARAGSSIGITKVDDASGLEAAVKEARRHDPKIIVEALLRGREIECGVLEFEDGPRASVPAEIPPVSSHDFYDFEAKYIDSASGIVPAPLTPEQTAEVQRLAVEAFEAASCEGLVRADFFLTEDGEFVINEINTMPGFTPISMYPLMWEKTGIAYPELVDRLIQAALRRSTGLR; this is encoded by the coding sequence ATGAGCAGCGAGAACCTCCCCCAGACCCCTGAGCAGCAGGGCCGCAAGCCCCGCGTGGCCGTCGTGTTCGGCGGCCGCAGCTCGGAACACGCCATCTCGGTCGTCACGGCGGGCGCCGTACTGCGCTCCATCGACCGGTCCAAGTACGAGGTGCTGCCCATCGGCATCACCACGGACGGCCGGTGGGCGCTGACCGCCGACGAGCCCGCGCGGATGGCCATCGCGGACCGCAGGCTCCCGAGCGTCGAGGAGCTCGCCGAGTCCGAGGACGGCGCCGTGGTGCTCTCGGTCGACCCGGCCAGCCGCCAGGTCGTCTACACCGAGCCGGGCGCCGTCCCGAAGGCCCTGGGCGAGGTCGACGTCGTCTTCCCCGTGCTGCACGGCCCCTACGGCGAGGACGGCACCCTCCAGGGCCTCCTGGAGCTCTCCGGCATCCCGTACGTCGGCTCGGGCGTCCTCGCCTCGGCCGTCGGGCAGGACAAGGACTACATGAAGCGGGTGTTCACGTCCTTCGGGCTGAGTGTCGGCCCGTACGTGACCATCCGCCCCCGCGAGTGGGAGGCCGACCGGGACGCCGCCACCGCCAGGATCCTGGACTTCGCCGCCGAGCACGGCTGGCCGCTCTTCGTGAAGCCCGCCCGGGCCGGCTCCTCGATCGGCATCACCAAGGTCGACGACGCCTCCGGCCTGGAGGCCGCCGTCAAGGAGGCCCGGCGCCACGACCCGAAGATCATCGTGGAGGCGCTGCTGCGCGGCCGCGAGATCGAGTGCGGCGTCCTGGAGTTCGAGGACGGGCCGCGGGCCAGCGTCCCCGCCGAGATCCCGCCGGTGTCCAGCCACGACTTCTACGACTTCGAGGCGAAGTACATCGACTCCGCCTCCGGGATCGTGCCGGCCCCCCTCACCCCGGAGCAGACCGCCGAGGTGCAGCGGCTCGCGGTCGAGGCCTTCGAGGCCGCGTCCTGCGAGGGCCTCGTGCGCGCCGACTTCTTCCTCACCGAGGACGGCGAGTTCGTCATCAACGAGATCAACACCATGCCCGGTTTCACGCCGATCTCGATGTACCCGCTCATGTGGGAGAAGACCGGCATCGCCTACCCGGAGCTGGTGGACCGGCTGATCCAGGCCGCCCTGCGCCGCTCCACCGGCCTGCGCTAG
- a CDS encoding lysophospholipid acyltransferase family protein produces MSRRRIGFWYRLAAVIAKPPLVVLFKRDWRGMEHIPAEGGFITAVNHNSYLDPLSYAHFQYNTGRVPRLLAKAALFKVPFVGAILRGSGQIPVYRESTNALDAFRAAVDAIERGECVAFYPEGTLTRDPDMWPMAGKTGVARVALITRAPVIPVAQWGANLAMPPYARENKVRLFPRKTLQVLAGPPVDLSAYYDREPTPDVLKEATEAIMAAVTGLLEEVRGETAPEQPYDHRNARAEQRRKAAGEGKK; encoded by the coding sequence GTGTCCCGCCGCAGAATCGGCTTCTGGTACCGCCTGGCGGCGGTCATCGCAAAACCGCCGCTGGTAGTGCTGTTCAAGCGGGACTGGCGGGGAATGGAGCACATTCCGGCCGAGGGCGGATTCATCACCGCCGTCAATCACAACTCGTATCTGGACCCGCTCTCGTACGCGCACTTCCAGTACAACACCGGCCGCGTGCCCCGATTGCTCGCCAAGGCCGCCCTCTTCAAGGTCCCGTTCGTCGGCGCGATCCTCCGCGGCAGCGGGCAGATCCCCGTCTACCGGGAGAGCACCAACGCCCTGGACGCATTCCGGGCCGCCGTCGACGCCATCGAGCGCGGCGAATGCGTCGCCTTTTACCCGGAGGGCACCCTGACCCGGGATCCCGACATGTGGCCGATGGCCGGCAAGACCGGCGTCGCCCGCGTCGCGCTGATCACCAGGGCGCCCGTCATCCCGGTGGCCCAGTGGGGCGCCAACCTCGCGATGCCGCCGTACGCCAGGGAGAACAAGGTCCGGCTCTTCCCGCGCAAGACCCTCCAGGTGCTCGCCGGACCGCCCGTGGACCTCTCGGCCTACTACGACCGGGAACCCACCCCGGACGTCCTCAAGGAGGCCACCGAGGCGATCATGGCGGCCGTCACCGGCCTCCTGGAGGAGGTGCGGGGGGAGACCGCGCCCGAGCAGCCGTACGACCATCGCAACGCCAGGGCGGAACAGCGGCGCAAGGCCGCAGGGGAGGGCAAGAAGTGA
- a CDS encoding HAD family hydrolase, which yields MPIRAVLWDIDDTLFDYTGADAAGLAAQLEAVRLAERYGTPVQALARWREITDRHWARFAAGVGTFQGQRQDRVREFLDEPRMTAAEADAWFDSYVEHYKAAWTVFPDVVPALDALAADYRHGVLSNSSTANQDPKLRHLGLRERFEVLVCAVELGVSKPEAKAFLAACDALGLPPGEVAYVGDQPEIDARGARDAGLLAVWIDRDGLRGPGPEGAHRIEGLDRLPELLALDTRFGARSGIR from the coding sequence ATGCCGATCCGCGCCGTGCTGTGGGACATCGACGACACCCTCTTCGACTACACGGGAGCCGACGCGGCGGGACTCGCGGCGCAACTGGAGGCCGTCCGGCTCGCGGAGCGGTACGGGACCCCCGTACAGGCCCTCGCGCGCTGGCGGGAGATCACCGACCGCCACTGGGCGCGCTTCGCCGCGGGTGTGGGCACCTTCCAGGGGCAGCGCCAGGATCGCGTACGGGAGTTCCTCGACGAGCCCCGCATGACCGCGGCCGAGGCCGACGCCTGGTTCGACAGCTACGTCGAGCACTACAAGGCCGCCTGGACCGTCTTCCCCGACGTGGTGCCGGCGCTCGACGCCCTCGCGGCCGACTACCGCCACGGGGTGCTCTCCAACTCCTCCACCGCCAACCAGGACCCCAAGCTGCGCCACCTCGGGCTGCGCGAGCGCTTCGAGGTGCTGGTCTGCGCCGTGGAGCTCGGCGTCAGCAAGCCCGAGGCGAAGGCGTTCCTCGCCGCGTGCGACGCGCTCGGACTGCCGCCAGGGGAGGTGGCGTACGTGGGGGACCAGCCCGAGATCGACGCCCGCGGCGCCCGCGACGCGGGGCTGCTGGCCGTCTGGATCGACCGGGACGGCCTCCGGGGGCCCGGCCCCGAGGGGGCGCACCGGATCGAAGGCCTTGACCGGCTGCCGGAGCTCCTGGCACTGGATACCCGTTTTGGAGCACGGTCAGGCATCCGGTAA
- a CDS encoding NAD(P)H-dependent glycerol-3-phosphate dehydrogenase, which yields MTRPVKATVFGTGSWGTAFAIVLADAGCEVTLWGRRSEVVDAINTGRTNPDYFPDVELPATIRATADPAEAAAGADFTVLAVPSQTLRDNLAAWTPLLAPDTVLVSLMKGIELGTAKRMSEVIEEVAKVPAERIAVVTGPNLAAEIAARQPAASVVACVDEAVAQRLQAACHTAYFRPYTSTDVIGCELGGAVKNVIGLAVGIADGMGLGDNTKGSLITRGLAEATRLGVAMGADPLTFSGLAGLGDLVATCSSPLSRNHTFGTNLGRGMTLEETIAVTRQTAEGVKSCQSVADLAGRHGVDMPITETVVDIVHHGKPTLVALKELMGRSAKPERR from the coding sequence GTGACACGTCCCGTGAAGGCGACCGTCTTCGGAACAGGCTCCTGGGGCACGGCCTTCGCCATCGTGCTCGCCGACGCCGGCTGCGAGGTGACCCTCTGGGGCCGCCGCAGCGAGGTCGTCGACGCCATCAACACGGGCCGGACCAACCCGGACTACTTCCCCGACGTCGAACTCCCCGCCACCATCCGCGCCACCGCCGACCCGGCCGAGGCCGCGGCGGGCGCCGACTTCACCGTCCTGGCCGTCCCCTCCCAGACCCTGCGCGACAACCTCGCCGCCTGGACCCCGCTGCTGGCCCCCGACACGGTGCTCGTCTCCCTCATGAAGGGCATCGAACTAGGCACCGCCAAGCGGATGAGCGAGGTCATCGAGGAGGTGGCCAAGGTCCCCGCCGAGCGCATCGCCGTCGTCACCGGCCCCAACCTGGCCGCCGAGATCGCCGCCCGCCAGCCCGCGGCCTCCGTCGTCGCCTGCGTGGACGAGGCCGTCGCCCAGCGCCTCCAGGCCGCCTGCCACACCGCGTACTTCCGCCCGTACACCAGCACCGACGTCATCGGGTGCGAGCTCGGCGGCGCCGTCAAGAACGTCATCGGCCTCGCCGTCGGCATCGCCGACGGCATGGGCCTCGGCGACAACACCAAGGGCTCGCTCATCACCCGCGGACTCGCCGAAGCGACCCGCCTGGGCGTGGCCATGGGCGCCGACCCCCTGACCTTCTCCGGCCTCGCGGGCCTCGGCGACCTCGTCGCCACCTGCTCCTCGCCGCTCTCCCGGAACCACACCTTCGGCACCAACCTCGGCCGCGGGATGACGCTGGAGGAGACCATCGCGGTCACCAGGCAGACCGCCGAGGGGGTCAAGTCCTGCCAGTCGGTGGCCGATCTCGCGGGCCGGCACGGGGTCGACATGCCGATCACCGAGACCGTCGTGGACATCGTCCACCACGGCAAGCCGACCCTCGTGGCCCTGAAGGAACTGATGGGCCGAAGCGCCAAACCGGAACGTCGCTGA
- a CDS encoding fumarylacetoacetate hydrolase family protein, which translates to MRIARFSIDGNVAFGAVEGDAAPGNEASLVLDIIKGIPFADFELSGTKVPLSKVRLLPPVLPNKVVAIGRNYAEHAAELGNTVFDDQGRPEAPITFFKPSTSVVGPGDPITYPSFSQDLHHEAELAVVIGRMCREVPRERVKDVILGYTCANDVTARDVQQREKQWARAKGFDSSCPLGPWIETDLDPGDLTIQCTVNGVQRQLGRTSDMVRSIEDLVVHITEAMTLLPGDVILTGTPAGVGPLNVGDEVAVTIEGIGTLTNKVIKRG; encoded by the coding sequence GTGCGCATCGCCAGGTTCTCGATCGACGGCAATGTCGCGTTCGGCGCGGTCGAGGGCGACGCCGCCCCCGGCAACGAAGCGTCGCTCGTGCTCGACATCATCAAGGGCATCCCGTTCGCGGACTTCGAGCTCTCGGGTACGAAGGTCCCGCTCAGCAAGGTCCGGCTCCTGCCGCCCGTGCTCCCGAACAAGGTCGTGGCCATCGGCCGCAACTACGCGGAGCACGCGGCGGAGCTCGGCAACACCGTCTTCGACGACCAAGGCCGTCCGGAAGCCCCCATCACCTTCTTCAAGCCGTCCACCTCCGTGGTCGGCCCGGGCGACCCGATCACCTACCCCTCCTTCTCCCAGGACCTCCACCACGAGGCGGAACTCGCCGTGGTCATCGGCCGCATGTGCCGCGAGGTCCCCCGGGAGCGCGTCAAGGACGTCATCCTCGGCTACACCTGCGCCAACGACGTCACCGCGCGCGACGTCCAGCAGCGGGAGAAGCAGTGGGCCCGCGCCAAGGGCTTCGACAGCTCCTGCCCCCTCGGCCCCTGGATCGAGACCGACCTGGACCCGGGCGACCTGACCATCCAGTGCACGGTCAACGGCGTGCAGCGCCAGCTCGGCCGCACCAGTGACATGGTCCGCTCCATCGAGGACCTGGTCGTCCACATCACCGAGGCCATGACGCTGCTCCCCGGCGACGTCATCCTCACGGGGACCCCGGCCGGAGTCGGCCCCCTCAACGTCGGCGACGAGGTCGCCGTCACCATCGAAGGCATCGGCACTCTCACCAACAAGGTGATCAAGCGTGGTTAA
- a CDS encoding DUF3515 family protein — MSLHRRPLRVLAVPVVLASSAVLAACSPGGSEARVEPPPAPPADVAGFCAALHKELPETVGGLARTRTEPESDLTASWGGSAIVLRCGIPKPPAMLDEKQEGVHVNDVAWLLEKTGDGGFRFTTGMRLAYTEVLVDKEHATDAGMLVGLSAAVAATVPEGISSY, encoded by the coding sequence ATGTCCCTCCACCGCCGGCCCCTGCGTGTCCTGGCCGTACCCGTCGTCCTGGCCTCGTCCGCCGTCCTGGCGGCGTGCTCCCCGGGCGGTTCCGAGGCCCGGGTGGAACCGCCGCCCGCGCCGCCGGCCGACGTCGCGGGGTTCTGTGCGGCACTGCACAAGGAACTCCCGGAGACGGTGGGCGGCCTGGCACGGACCCGGACCGAACCGGAGTCCGACCTGACCGCCTCGTGGGGCGGCTCGGCGATCGTACTGCGGTGCGGTATCCCCAAGCCCCCCGCGATGCTGGACGAGAAGCAGGAGGGCGTCCACGTGAACGACGTGGCCTGGCTGCTGGAGAAGACCGGCGACGGCGGATTCCGTTTCACCACCGGTATGCGGCTGGCTTATACGGAGGTCCTGGTCGACAAGGAGCATGCCACGGACGCGGGGATGCTCGTCGGCCTGTCCGCGGCGGTCGCCGCGACCGTGCCCGAGGGCATCTCCTCCTACTGA
- a CDS encoding Lrp/AsnC family transcriptional regulator, with product MVQAYILIQTEVGKASFVAESIGQIPGVIQAEDVTGPYDVIVRAQADTVDELGRMVVAKVQQVEGITRTLTCPVVHL from the coding sequence GTGGTACAGGCGTACATCCTCATCCAGACCGAAGTGGGCAAGGCGTCGTTCGTCGCCGAGTCCATCGGCCAGATCCCGGGGGTGATCCAGGCCGAGGACGTGACGGGTCCGTACGACGTGATCGTGCGCGCCCAGGCCGACACCGTGGACGAGCTCGGCCGCATGGTCGTCGCCAAGGTCCAGCAGGTGGAGGGGATCACCCGCACCCTGACCTGCCCGGTGGTCCATCTGTAG
- the gltX gene encoding glutamate--tRNA ligase, translated as MVNGPVRVRFCPSPTGNPHVGLVRTALFNWAFARHHGGTFVFRIEDTDAARDSEESYEQLLDSLRWLGFTWDEGPEVGGPHAPYRQSERMDIYKDVARRLLDGGYAYHCYCTTEELDARRAAARAAGRPSGYDGHCRELSTVQIEAYQGEHRPAIVRFRMPDEPITFTDLVRGELTFTPENVPDFGIVRANGAPLYTLVNPVDDALMEITHVLRGEDLLSSTPRQIALYKALVELGVAKGTPAFGHLPYVMGEGNKKLSKRDPEASLNLYRERGFLPEGLLNYLSLLGWSFSKDQDVFSIEEMVQKFDIDGVNANPARFDLKKAESINGDHIRLLDPKVFADRCAPWLQAPHANWEPEDFDPEAWERIAPYAQTRVGVLSEITANVDFLFRKEPVEDQASWDKAMKGEPAALLTTAREKLAGADWSDPESLKQAVLTAGEAHGLKLGKAQAPVRVAVTGRTVGLPLFESLEILGKERSLARIDAALAKLAG; from the coding sequence GTGGTTAACGGACCTGTCCGCGTACGTTTCTGTCCCTCCCCGACCGGCAACCCCCACGTGGGCCTGGTCCGCACCGCCCTCTTCAACTGGGCGTTCGCGCGCCACCACGGCGGCACGTTCGTCTTCCGCATCGAGGACACCGACGCCGCCCGCGACTCCGAGGAGTCCTACGAGCAGCTGCTCGACTCGCTGCGCTGGCTCGGCTTCACCTGGGACGAGGGCCCCGAGGTCGGCGGTCCGCACGCCCCGTACCGCCAGTCCGAGCGCATGGACATCTACAAGGACGTCGCGCGGCGGCTGCTCGACGGCGGCTACGCCTACCACTGCTACTGCACCACCGAGGAGCTCGACGCGCGCCGTGCAGCCGCCCGCGCGGCCGGCAGGCCCTCCGGCTACGACGGCCACTGCCGCGAGCTCTCCACCGTGCAGATCGAGGCCTACCAGGGCGAGCACCGGCCCGCGATCGTCCGCTTCCGGATGCCCGACGAGCCCATCACCTTCACCGACCTGGTCCGCGGCGAGCTGACCTTCACCCCGGAGAACGTGCCGGACTTCGGCATCGTCCGGGCCAACGGCGCCCCGCTCTACACCCTGGTCAACCCGGTCGACGACGCGCTGATGGAGATCACCCACGTCCTGCGCGGCGAGGACCTGCTCTCCTCGACCCCCCGCCAGATCGCCCTCTACAAGGCGCTCGTCGAGCTGGGCGTCGCCAAGGGCACCCCCGCCTTCGGCCACCTGCCGTACGTGATGGGCGAGGGCAACAAGAAGCTCTCCAAGCGCGACCCCGAGGCCTCGCTCAACCTGTACCGCGAGCGCGGCTTCCTGCCCGAGGGCCTGCTGAACTACCTCTCGCTCCTCGGCTGGTCCTTCTCCAAGGACCAGGACGTCTTCTCGATCGAGGAGATGGTCCAGAAGTTCGACATCGACGGCGTGAACGCCAACCCGGCGCGCTTCGACCTGAAGAAAGCCGAGTCGATCAACGGCGACCACATCCGCCTGCTCGACCCCAAGGTCTTCGCGGACCGCTGCGCCCCGTGGCTCCAGGCCCCGCACGCCAACTGGGAGCCCGAGGACTTCGACCCCGAGGCCTGGGAGCGCATCGCGCCGTACGCCCAGACCCGCGTCGGCGTCCTGTCGGAGATCACCGCCAACGTCGACTTCCTGTTCCGCAAGGAGCCCGTCGAGGACCAGGCCTCCTGGGACAAGGCGATGAAGGGCGAGCCCGCGGCCCTGCTGACCACCGCCCGCGAGAAGCTCGCCGGTGCCGACTGGAGCGACCCCGAGTCCCTCAAGCAGGCCGTCCTGACCGCCGGCGAGGCCCACGGCCTCAAGCTCGGCAAGGCCCAGGCCCCGGTCCGCGTCGCCGTCACCGGCCGTACCGTCGGCCTGCCGCTCTTCGAGTCCCTGGAGATCCTGGGCAAGGAGCGCTCGCTGGCCCGCATCGACGCCGCCCTGGCCAAGCTGGCCGGCTGA
- a CDS encoding HU family DNA-binding protein — protein MNKAQLVEAIADKLGGRQQAADAVDAVLDAIVRATVAGDRVSVTGFGSFEKVDRPARYARNPQTGERVRVKKTSVPRFRAGQGFKDLVSGTKKLPKGGEVSVKKAPKGSLSGGASATVKKAAAKKATTAKKAAAKTAVAKKTTAKKTTATAKKTAVKSTATAKKATSTAKKATTAKKAAPAAKKTTAAAKKTAPAAKKATAATKAPAKKTTTRKATAKKTTARKK, from the coding sequence GTGAACAAGGCGCAGCTCGTAGAAGCGATTGCCGACAAGCTGGGCGGCCGCCAGCAGGCCGCGGACGCTGTCGACGCGGTACTGGACGCGATCGTCCGCGCTACCGTCGCGGGCGACCGGGTCTCGGTCACGGGCTTCGGCTCGTTCGAGAAGGTCGACCGCCCGGCCCGCTACGCCCGTAACCCGCAGACGGGTGAGCGCGTCCGGGTCAAGAAGACCTCCGTGCCCCGTTTCCGCGCCGGCCAGGGCTTCAAGGACCTGGTCAGCGGCACCAAGAAGCTCCCCAAGGGCGGCGAGGTGTCGGTGAAGAAGGCGCCGAAGGGCAGCCTCAGCGGCGGTGCCTCCGCGACGGTCAAGAAGGCCGCCGCGAAGAAGGCGACCACCGCCAAGAAGGCCGCGGCGAAGACCGCGGTCGCCAAGAAGACCACGGCGAAGAAGACCACCGCGACCGCCAAGAAGACGGCCGTGAAGAGCACGGCCACGGCGAAGAAGGCGACGTCCACCGCCAAGAAGGCCACCACCGCCAAGAAGGCCGCGCCCGCCGCGAAGAAGACCACCGCCGCCGCGAAGAAGACCGCCCCGGCGGCCAAGAAGGCCACCGCGGCGACGAAGGCCCCGGCCAAGAAGACGACGACCCGCAAGGCCACCGCGAAGAAGACCACCGCCCGCAAGAAGTAG
- the leuC gene encoding 3-isopropylmalate dehydratase large subunit → MGRTLAEKVWDDHVVRRAEGEPDLLFIDLHLLHEVTSPQAFEGLRQAGRKVRRLDLTIATEDHNTPTLDIDKPIADPVSRAQLETLRANCAEFGVRLHSLGDVEQGVVHVVGPQLGLTQPGTTVVCGDSHTSTHGAFGALAFGIGTSQVEHVLATQTLPLARPKTMAITVTGELAEGVTAKDLILAIIAKIGTGGGQGYILEYRGEAVERLSMEARMTICNMSIEAGARAGMIAPDQTTFDYLKGRDHAPVGEDWDAAVAYWKTLRTDEDAVFDAEVVIDGSALSPFVTWGTNPGQGAPLSAEVPDPASYEDASERLAAEKALEYMGLTAGQPLRDITVDTVFVGSCTNGRIEDLRAVAGIIEGRKVADGVRMLVVPGSVRVALQAVEEGLDKVFKEAGAEWRHAGCSMCLGMNPDQLAPGERSASTSNRNFEGRQGKGGRTHLVSPQVAAATAVLGHLASPADLSAADATAGV, encoded by the coding sequence ATGGGTAGGACACTCGCGGAGAAGGTCTGGGACGACCATGTCGTCCGGCGCGCCGAAGGCGAGCCCGACCTCCTCTTCATCGATCTGCACCTGCTGCACGAGGTGACCAGCCCGCAGGCCTTCGAAGGACTGCGCCAGGCCGGCCGCAAGGTCCGACGCCTCGACCTCACCATCGCGACCGAGGACCACAACACCCCCACCCTCGACATCGACAAGCCGATCGCCGACCCGGTCTCCCGTGCCCAGCTGGAGACGCTGCGGGCGAACTGCGCCGAGTTCGGCGTCCGCCTGCACTCGCTGGGCGACGTCGAGCAGGGCGTCGTCCACGTCGTGGGACCGCAGCTGGGCCTGACCCAGCCCGGCACCACCGTGGTCTGCGGCGACTCCCACACCTCCACCCACGGCGCCTTCGGCGCGCTGGCCTTCGGCATCGGCACGAGCCAGGTCGAGCACGTGCTGGCCACCCAGACGCTGCCGCTGGCCCGCCCGAAGACGATGGCGATCACCGTCACCGGGGAGCTGGCCGAGGGTGTCACCGCCAAGGACCTGATCCTGGCGATCATCGCCAAGATCGGCACAGGCGGCGGGCAGGGCTACATCCTGGAGTACCGCGGCGAGGCCGTCGAGCGGCTCTCCATGGAAGCCCGCATGACCATCTGCAACATGTCGATCGAGGCCGGCGCCCGGGCGGGCATGATCGCCCCCGACCAGACCACCTTCGACTACCTCAAGGGCCGCGACCACGCGCCCGTGGGCGAGGACTGGGACGCGGCCGTCGCGTACTGGAAGACCCTGCGCACCGACGAGGACGCGGTCTTCGACGCCGAGGTCGTCATCGACGGCTCCGCCCTGTCGCCGTTCGTCACCTGGGGCACCAACCCGGGCCAGGGCGCGCCGCTGTCCGCGGAGGTCCCCGACCCGGCTTCGTACGAGGACGCTTCGGAGCGCCTGGCGGCCGAAAAGGCCCTGGAGTACATGGGGTTGACCGCCGGGCAGCCGCTGCGCGACATCACGGTCGACACCGTCTTCGTAGGCTCCTGCACCAACGGCCGCATCGAGGACCTGCGCGCCGTCGCCGGGATCATCGAGGGCCGCAAAGTCGCCGACGGCGTACGGATGCTGGTCGTCCCGGGCTCCGTCCGCGTCGCCCTCCAGGCCGTGGAGGAGGGCCTGGACAAGGTCTTCAAGGAGGCCGGCGCCGAATGGCGGCACGCGGGCTGTTCGATGTGCCTGGGCATGAACCCCGACCAACTGGCGCCCGGTGAACGCTCCGCGTCCACCTCCAACCGCAACTTCGAGGGCCGGCAGGGCAAGGGCGGGCGCACCCACCTGGTCTCCCCGCAGGTGGCCGCCGCCACCGCGGTGCTGGGCCATCTGGCCTCGCCCGCCGACCTGTCCGCCGCCGACGCGACCGCCGGAGTCTGA
- the leuD gene encoding 3-isopropylmalate dehydratase small subunit has product MEAFTVHTGRAVPLRRSNVDTDQIIPAHWLKKITRDGFEDGLFEAWRKDPEFVTNRPERAGATVLVAGPDFGTGSSREHAVWALQNFGFKAVVSSRFADIFRGNSLKNGLLTVVLPQETVERLWKLTEADPTAEITVDLVDRQVRAEGVVAEFELDDNARWRLLEGLDDISLTLQNEADIATYESARPAFKPRTIQA; this is encoded by the coding sequence ATGGAAGCCTTCACCGTCCACACCGGCCGCGCCGTCCCGCTGCGCCGCAGCAACGTCGACACCGACCAGATCATCCCGGCCCACTGGCTCAAGAAGATCACCCGTGACGGGTTCGAGGACGGGCTCTTCGAGGCCTGGCGCAAGGACCCGGAGTTCGTCACCAACCGCCCCGAGCGCGCCGGCGCGACGGTGCTCGTCGCGGGACCCGACTTCGGCACCGGCTCCTCGCGCGAGCACGCCGTATGGGCCCTGCAGAACTTCGGCTTCAAGGCGGTCGTCTCCTCCCGCTTCGCCGACATCTTCCGCGGGAACTCGCTGAAGAACGGCCTGCTGACCGTGGTGCTCCCGCAGGAGACCGTCGAGCGGCTGTGGAAGCTCACCGAGGCCGACCCCACCGCCGAGATCACCGTCGACCTGGTCGACCGCCAGGTGCGCGCGGAAGGCGTCGTGGCCGAGTTCGAACTCGACGACAACGCCCGCTGGCGCCTGCTGGAAGGCCTGGACGACATCTCGCTCACCCTTCAGAACGAAGCGGACATCGCCACGTACGAAAGCGCCCGCCCGGCCTTCAAGCCGCGCACGATTCAGGCCTGA